The DNA region TGATCCAAGGTTGAAGAAACCATTGGAATGTATGAAAAAATCAGACAAAGCAGAGGATTAATAAAGTGATTACTTAAATGTGTGGAAAAGTTGAATTCAAACTAATGGAAATTCCAGGGAACAAAGGTGCAGATTCTAGAAGGTGCAGATTCTACTTCCCCTCTCTGATCAAAGAATATCAGGTCCTCACTCTGGGACTGAGTCCTACAATCATGGGCACTTCTTCAGCCCCAGGACAATGGCCGTTATGTCACTGGAACCCCAACAATTCTtttcagagccctctttatgtctctgttcctcaggctgtagatgaaggggttcagcatgggcgtgaccaccgtgtacatcaccgaggccactgcacttgtttgggagctctgggtagcagcagagctaaggtacactcctagggccgtacaataaaataaggagacaactgagaggtgagatgcacaggtggaaaatgctttatacttgtcTTGAGCTGATGAGATATGAAGTATGGAGAAAACGATCTTAGAATAAGAGTAAATAATCCCAGCGAGGGGACCACCAGCCAGCAGCACAGCTGCAAAATACATCATCATGTCATTAAGTAAGGTGTTGGAACAGGCAAGTTGGACTACCTGAttgatttcacagaaaaagtgggagaTTTGCTCCTCTCTGCAGAAGGACAACCACAAAACCATTAAATCTTGTAATAAGGAATTCAGGGCACTGATCATCCAagacaccagaaccagcagtctACAGTAGGTGGGTTTCATGATgaccgtgtagtgcagggggtgacagatggccacaaagcggtcataggccatcacagtcaGGAGAAAGTCATCCAATCCAGTGAAGAGTAGGAAAAAGTATATCTGAGTGATGCAACCTTCGTAGTTTATGACTTTGCTCTGAacctggatgttccacagcatcttggggatggtggtggaggtgaaacagatgtctacaaaggacaggttggccaggaagaagtacatgggggtgtggaggtgagagtcagagctgacggccaggatgatgagcaggtttccacacacagtgatcaggtacatggagaggaaaagcccaaatatgaggggctgcagttctggatCCTCTGATAAGCCAAGAAGAAGAAATCCTGAAATTTGTGTATCATTTCCTGGTTCCATGTGATGGAGGTGACTACcatggaataaaaaataacatgactGATTTTCTCACTAATGAACATTACAAATATCATTGAAAttctgcaatttttattttacattcaaaTGTGAACATCCATAGTTTTTGTATGGAATCTGTCCCTTTTCAGGATCCCCATGCCAGCTCTGAATAGGAATGTGCATCCCATACATGGCCTTTTCCCGAAGTACTCATGTATTCTATACTTTCAATAAGAAATTCCGTCATACATTTGAGAAATAAACTTCAGTACTGACTAACCTCCAGGCAAAGAGTAAAGGTGTCCGGAAACAAAAGTCTGCACCATTCAGTGATGGAGAAGATAAGCAGataaaatatcagataaaatatcAGACGGTGACAGGTGCAATGATGAAAAAAGtcagtaaaaaagaaatactgcatGGAGGTGTTATTTTTTACTGGTTGTTCAGATAATAGCACACATTTAAACAGAGGCCTCAAGGAGGAGACAGCGGGACCTAggggaggcaagatggtggaagagtaggggacctcatttcgtctggtcccttgaatttagctagataactatcaaatcattctgaacacctgtgaattcaacctgagatgtaagaaaagaattgttGGAATTCTACAAGCAGAACGGTGAACACTTTTTTGCAAGGCAGGAGGTGTGGAGTAGTGAATCTTGGGGATACTCGGAAGAtaaccagcagggggagggagcctctgtaagTTGGCTACCTGAGAGTGACATAGCCCCAGCACACAAAATCAGAACCTTTAAAAGTCTGCTCCAGTGAAAcacatccctgcctgaaaggtggtCAGGTCGCAaagtggggcagaatcctaggCGGGACAGTGTGGTCCCAGGATCCCCTGGGACACAGAAAAAATGGGAGTGCCTGAGCCCACAGAATTCCCAAGCACTGGAGTGGGAAACTGGTGAGGGTCAGAGAGCCTGGGAGGGGACTTTCATCTCAATTCACCATAAACCATGAACCAGGGCTCAACCAGTGACCCCTCTCTATGTGGTGGCCCTGCAAAGAGCAGAATCGCAGCGaccctccaccttcccccaggAGTGTCAGCAAGGGTGTGCTCACACCCAGGCAGCGGCTCTCCATGTGGGGGCCCTGCAAAGGGCACAAATGGGGGAACCCACCACTGTCCCAAGGGAAGATCTGCGCAGGTGCACACAGCAGGAGCCTGCAGTTTtgcacacacaaaagtgaagactgcttatccctgagggtttactgaagagaggaGGCAACAATCCTTGAGCACTGAGGCTGGAGGCCATTTTTATATTCATCCTCTAAAGAAgcgcagaaagccttcagggaacaaaagcgcATAGAGCAACCAGAAGCAGCTTACAATGAGCCGGGCTCCCAGGCCAGGGGTGCTGCAACCCCACCCAGGCAAACACACATGAGAATCACCACCACTTGCTCCTCCCCCAGACGACCAGCTGAGACAACGGCCAAACACCAAGTTACAGGACACAGAGGATTGCAAAACTCCAGGGTTAGgggaaaaataatatagaaatcaAGGATTTTTTCCCTAGATTGTTTATCTTTCACTTTAaacttgtccttttctttttttttctttttttccttgtcaactaatttcttattttataaattctttctttttaagcttttttaactttccttttctacatttatattttatatattcttcaaTTTTTGCTACCTTTCgtggttttcaattttatttttgtgtgtagatttgttttcctttctttacattCTTGGATTTAGTGTATTCTAACAAATAGACCAAATACACTCAGGACtgagtggatcaccctgttttgtgcACCTGTgaaattatattctctcttcccaccctctgtttttttttttctttctttctttctttttctttttctttcttattttttgtttgtttgtttgtttgtttgtttgtaaccTCTTCATATTTGTCTGGTGTGTATTTTGCTTtggttgtggttgatattttttattttcttctcttgttcatcctttcttctctgggaaaaatgaCTGGAAGGAGGAatacacaacaaaagaaagaaccagaagtaATACTCTCTGCTACAGATCTAATCAATatagatataagtaaaatgtcagagctagATTCAGGATAGtaattataaagttactagctgggtttggaaaaaaaaacataaaaaacactagagaatctcttagtgcagaaatgaaatctaatcaggccaaaattaaaaatgccctGAGATGTAGTCAAAACTGGACTCTCTAAAAGCTAGGGTacatgaggcagaagagagaatgacATGGAAAACAagatgatagaaaggaaggaacctgaggaaatgagagaaaaacaactaatagaCCATGAGGGGAAGCTTCAAgaaatcagtgataccataaaacagaacaatattagaattattggggtctccgaggaagaagaaagtgagagaagagcagaaggtatatttgagcaaatcctagctgaaaacttccctaatctggagatgGAAATgcgcattcaagtccaggaggtagagaggacccctcccccaaaaaaatcaACATCCCGACATATGATAGTGAAGATTggaaatttcagagataaagagaaaatcctgaaagcagctcgagacaagaGGTTATTAACCTACAGAGATAGAAatataaggctggcagcagacttAACCACAGAGAGATCTGGAAGGCCAATAAGGTCTGGCATGAtgtattcagggtactaaatgagaaaaacatgcagccaagaatactatatccagcaaggctgtcattcagaatggaagaagagataaaaagcttccaggacagacagaatCTGAAAGAATATATGACCACTAAATGAACCCTGcgagaaatattaagggggatcctgttagtgaagagagagccccaaAGTAACATAGACTAGAAAGAATCAGAGataatctacagaaacagggactttccAGGTAACACAACGACACTAAGTTCATATCTATCACTaattaccctgaatgtaaatgggctaaatggtccaatcaaaagacacagggtatcagattggataaaaaagcaaaatccatccatatgctgtctacaagagactcattttagacccaaagtcacctccagattgaaaatgagggagTGAAAACAATTATCATggtaatggacatcaaaagaaaactggagtagcaatccttctatcagacaaaatagattttaaaccagAGACTGTATTAAGGAATGAAGAGGGTCATTATATCATACTTATAGGGTCTACCTAACAAGATCTAACCATTATAAATACTTATGCTTCTAACTTGGGAGCAgcaaattatataaaccaattaataaccaaattaaagaaacacattgctaataataaaagaatagtaGGGGACTCAATACCCCActcacatcaatggacagatcatctaagcagaagatcgaCAGGAAATAAAGACTTTGAATAATGCACTGGgtcagatggacttcacagatacataTAGAGCATTTcttccaaaagcaacagaatacacgttcttctcgagtgcacatggtatattctccagaatagatcacatattgggtcacaaatcaggtctcaatcattaccaaaagactgggattattccctgcatatttacAGAGGACAATgatttgaaactggaactcaatcacaggagGGAAtgtggaaggaactcaaacacttggaggttaaagagcatcctactaaaaaatgaattggtcaaccaggaaattaaagaagaattttaa from Ursus arctos isolate Adak ecotype North America unplaced genomic scaffold, UrsArc2.0 scaffold_14, whole genome shotgun sequence includes:
- the LOC113249855 gene encoding olfactory receptor 7A17-like codes for the protein MEPGNDTQISGFLLLGLSEDPELQPLIFGLFLSMYLITVCGNLLIILAVSSDSHLHTPMYFFLANLSFVDICFTSTTIPKMLWNIQVQSKVINYEGCITQIYFFLLFTGLDDFLLTVMAYDRFVAICHPLHYTVIMKPTYCRLLVLVSWMISALNSLLQDLMVLWLSFCREEQISHFFCEINQVVQLACSNTLLNDMMMYFAAVLLAGGPLAGIIYSYSKIVFSILHISSAQDKYKAFSTCASHLSVVSLFYCTALGVYLSSAATQSSQTSAVASVMYTVVTPMLNPFIYSLRNRDIKRALKRIVGVPVT